In the Firmicutes bacterium CAG:345 genome, CTTGCTTCAATTAAAGAATCAATATAATAATATGTCCCATTTCCATTATCAGCTAAGGTTTGCATAGTGCTTCCTTGATAGTTGCCAGATCCAAAGCCAAGAAGAGATAAATATATTCCATCATCCCTTTTTTGTGAAATATATTTTTTTAATCCATTTATGCTACTGATTCCAACATTAAAATCACCATCTGTTGCCAAAAAGATTCTATTAACACCACCTTCTATATAATATTTAGCAGCAATATCATATGCAGTTTGAATTCCTTTAGATCCATTCGTTGAACCGGAAGCAGTTAAATCTTCTATAGCTGCCATTATTTTTTGTTTTTCGTATCCTCTTGCACCATCAAGAACAACTTGACTTGAACCAGCATATGTAACTATTGAAATAACATCTTCATCATCAAGACCTTCTACTAAAAGTTTAAATGATTCTTGAACCAAAGTTAAATCAACATACATCGATCCAGAAGTATCTAATAGAAAAACAAAATTACTAGGTGCTTTTTTAATTAATCTATCATAATCTTTTGTAACCACTGCAACAGAAGCTAATAAATTATCTTCATTCCATGGACAAGTCATAGATTCAACATAAGTTTGTATCGGACTATCACTTGGTCTTTCATATGAATAAGAAAAATAGTTTAACATCTGTTCAATAATAACTTGACTTTTGATAGGTGCTTTCCCATTTTCTATCGCTTTACGAATATTTGGATAACTGCCAGTAGAACCATCTAAAGAAAATTGTGTCACAGCATTTTCAGATGTTGAGACAAAATCTTTTTCTTCAATATCTAAATATGATTCAGATTCATTTGTTTCATTACTATAATTATAACCAGGAACAAAATTGTCGTGCAGACCACCGCTATTAGAACAAGAACATAAGAGTAAGACTAAAGAAAGAAAACCTAATTTATATAGTTTTTTTGATGAATACATTTTTATTCCTCCCTTATATGTTTTTCATCGAATTCTTTTAAACCTAACATTTGATTATTTCCAAGATCTACTTTCTCACCATCAGTTAAATAAAAATTAGTTTTACAGGGAAGTTGAATTACAATTGAATTAAAATTGAAACGCAAAAAAAACGAAATATAGGTAACATCAAAAATCACTGATGCCTTAGAAAAATAATTGTTCAAAGATTTAGATAAAGATACCTTAACATCAGGGGTATAAAAATAAAGATTTTCAGTATTTGTTTTGCTTTCAAAATCTTCAATATTATCATTGAGATAAGAAATGAAACTAATAACTGCTTCATCTACATTTTCAGTAAATCCGTTATTGTAAATATAATTAGGAATATAATCATATTCAAAATTCCAAATCTTATATTCCCCTGTTCCAAAAAGAACTTTATATCTATTTTGAAGAGCAACACCATATTTAGGTATTGAATATGTATAAGTTATATCACCTATCTGTTGCTTATAATATTCAACATAGCTTGCTTCTGGAATATCATTATCCCCATTAGGTCTACTTGAATTGCTACAGCTAGTTAATATACATATCAACAAAACTAATAATACTCTACTTTTCTTTTTCATTGCTTTATTTCCTTAAAAAAACCATAGACTTCTGTTAATTGATATTCAACCGATAGACTTAGTAATCCTTTAAAATCTAAATTAAAGGAAGGTTTAAGAGATAGTTTACCGAAGGTTTGTCGAGAATCTTGAGGAATCGTATACTCTATTTCTTTTTCAAGAAACGAAAAATAATTAATATCCCCATTAGAATCTAAATAGGATAAATGAACAGTTATTTCCGCATTAACTTTAATATCAGATAACGGTTCATAATTTTCATCAACTTCCAAAGATGAAATAAGCTCAAATTCATTTTCACTTTTTGTTTCAAATTTGTACAATTTTTCATAATTTAAATATTTTTTAAAATTATATAAAGTTAAATCATTATCATTAATATCATTTTGATTTTTTATCGAAAAGAAAATGATAAAAATTAACGATATCATAAGAAGAAAAAATGAAATCACATTAACAATAAATGAAATTTTAAAATTCTTTTTTTGCTTTTTTTCAACATTAGATTCATATGGTTGTTGAGTTAATAGCTCATCGATACTGCACTCAAGAATTTTGGCCAAGGATTCAAGAATAACAATATCAGGTAAGGTTTCCCCAGTTTCCCATTTAGATACAGCCTTGTTTGTAACTCCAAGTTTTCGACCTAATTCGTCTTGAGTAAGATTTAATTTTTTTCGTCTTTCATATATGAAGTTACCAAACTTGTACTTATCCATACATTCCTCCTAAGCCTATTCTATCAATTAACATTATTTTTGTTGCTAGAACTATATCTCCTATTAAGAGAATAGTATTTTTTAATAAAAAAAGAAAACTATTTTTTATTAATTAGCTAAAAAATAAAAGCAACTTATAATAACTTGTTTAAATTGTATAGTATAAAAAAAGCAGGTAAAACCTGCTTATTACCTTTTATTTTAATTTTAAGCCATCCTTAAAAGCTTGACCGACAACGTCCCCCAATTCAATATATGTATTATTGGATGAATCAAAAGTAATCGGTCTCAATTTTTTTACATCGATTTTATTTTTGTCAGTTAATATTTTCTCATCGCATGAAATATTCTTTATATTTGCAACTAACATGCAAGATTCTTCATCGTAACTTTCAACTTCACATTCTAAAGCAAATGGCAATTCTTCAAAAATAGGAGCATTTACACTGTGGGCTTTTGAAACTGTCCAACCAGTTTTTTCAATTTTGTTTTCTTCTCTATTTCCACTAGCTATTCCAACATAATCACAAGCAACAACCTGTTCAGAAGTTCCCATACTTACAGTTATTGCCTTCGTTTTCAATAAATTTTTTACAGTTTTATGTTCAGGTGATAAACAAATATAAATTTGATTTGTATCTTTTATTCCACCCCATGCTGCGTTCATTGCATCAGCTTTTCCATTTTCATCATAAGTACCAATAATTAGAACTGGCATCGGATATAATAAAGTTTGCTGTTCTAAAATTTTTCTCATAAATTTAATCTCCTCCATTTATATATTTTCATTTGGAAAACGATATTTTAAATATTGAATTATCAAATCAGTACACTCTTTAATTCCAATAGATGAATTGATACAAAGATCATAATTTTCTCTTCTTCCCCATTTCATATTAGTAAAAAAATTAAAATATGAAGCTCTTTGTTTATCAATTTTTTCTATCATTTCTTTTGCTTTTTTCTCTTTCAGATTATAGTATTTAACAGCCCTGGCAATTTTTTCTTTCATTTGAGCATAAATAAACACATTTACAACATTATTATGATCGCGAAGAATATAATTTGAACATCTTCCAACTATTACGCACGATTCAGTCTGTGCAAGATGTTCTATAACTTTAAATTGTTCAGTTGCAACTCTTTGAGCTGCCGACATAACTTCGCTAGAAAACATATTATATCCAAAAAAGTAATTATCTTTTTTCTCATCATTAGATTGAACATAATCTAATGAGAAGCCTGCTTTTTCAGCAACTTTTTCCAAAAGTTTTCCATCGTAAAAGTTTACATTTAATTTTTTTGCTAATTCACTAGCAATATAACGACCACCTGAACCATATTCACGACCAATAGTAATAACAAAAGACATTTTATTATTTCCTCCATATACATTATAGCGTTTTCAACAAAATATTAACATAAAAAGTATTAACAAAAATTATTTTAAGGTATACAATTTTAGTTTACGTAAGGAGAAAATATGAACGTTTTTAAAAGATTTTTTACAAAAACCGAAATTGATTTAACCACTGGCAATCTTTTTAAGAAATTGATTTTATTTGCTATTCCAATTATCTTAACCAGTGTTTTACAACTGCTTTATACATCTGCAGATTTAATTATTGTAAAAATATTCAGTGCCGATGGCGAAAATTCAAGTGCAGCTATTGGAAGCAATGGAGCTTTAATAAATCTTATCATCAATACTTTTGTTGGTCTTTCTGTAGGTGCTAACGTTGCAATGGGCAATGCAAAAGGAGCTAATGATAAAGAAAGAGGAGAAAAGATATTGCATTCGGCAATGATTATTTCTCTTATTTCAGGTTTATTTTGTCTATTTTTAGGAATATTTTTTGCTAGAAATCTATTAGAAATAATGTCGACTCAAATCGACTTAATCGATAAAGCTACCGATTATTTAAAGATATATTTTATCGGTGCTCCATTTTTAATGATATACAATTTCGGTTCTGCCATTATGAGAGCTTTAGGAGATTCCTCTAAACCATTGATCATTCTTCTTATTTCAGGTTTAATAAATGTTCTATTCAATATTATATTCACCTACTTCTTCAATATGGATGTTTCAGGTGTCGGTTGGGCTACAGTAATTTCTGAAGCTGTTTCCGCTGTTTTAGTTATTTTCTTTTTATTCCGCAGCAAAATATTTGTAAAATTATCTTTGAAAAAAATACGTCTATATAAAACTGAAACATTAGAAATCATTNNNNNNNNNNNNNNNNNNNNNNNNNNNNNNNNNNNNNNNNNNNTCCTGCTGGATTACAATCTTTAATTTTTTCTATTTCTAATGTTCTTATTCAATCAGAAGTAAATATTCTCGGCGCTAATAATCCTGCTATAATAGCTGGTTCTACTGGTTCAAATAACATCGAAAGTTATGTTATGTCTTTAGGAAATGGTATAACTCAAGGTGTTGTATCAATGACTAGTCAAAATTATGGTGCCAAGAATATTCAAAATATCAAAAAGACATTTTATTATGGTTTAATTCTTTCTGCTGGAATTGTAATAATTGGTGGATTATTATCAATTGCTTTAGCAGAACCACTTTTAAAATTATTCACAGAAACAGATGCTGCACTAGAAGCTGGCAAACAACGTCTTTATATTATGGTTAGTTTATACTTCACTCAAGCAATTATGAGTTGCTGTTCATGTCACCTTCAAGGAATGAAATATACAATGACTCCAGCAATAATCACGTTATTCGGCTGTGTCATTTTAAGAATAGTTTATATCTATACAATTTATCGTATGATTCCAGAATTACAAACACTTTCCTGGCTATATGCAACCTATCCAATTAGTTGGGCTTTCACAGATGCAATATATTTTGTAACTATAAAAATTGTTTGGGACAAAACTTTCAAGAAACTAAAAAAAAGCGAGTAATCGCTTTTTTATTTGCCATATTTTTTAAAGTATTCGTTCAATCTATCTAAACCATCCTGAACTAAAACTCTAGGCATAGCTATATTCATTCGTAAAAAATTATAACCATTTCCCCTATATTGAGTACCGCCTGAAAGATATAGACCAGTTTTATCACGAATATCTTTTTGCAATTCATCAGATTTTTTACCAGTTCTTGTAATATCAATCCATAATAAATATGTTGCTTCGCTTTCAACAAGCTTAAATTTAGGTAATTTTTTGTTCAAAAATTGTTTAACGAGCATTTTATTATCATAGATATATTGTCTTAATTCATCAAGCCATTGTTGGCCTTTATTAAATGCTGCTATCGTTCCTTCCATCGCAATAATATTAGGTTCACCAACTTCATCATCATTTATGCCCTTAAACATAATATTGCGGAGAGTTGAATTAGGAACTATAACTGCTGCCGATTGTAATCCAGCTAAATTAAACGCTTTACTACAAGAAATAGCAGTAATGGAAATATCCTGAGCATTTTGGCATGTTGAAGCAAATGGAATATAATTTTTATCAGGATCAGTTAAAGGTCCATGAATTTCATCACTTAAAACTACAACTTCATATTTTTTAGCTAAATCAGCTATTTTAATCAATTCTTCTTTCGACCATATCTTTCCTATTGGATTATGAGGATTACATAAGATTAACATCTTTGTTTTTTCTAATTTAAAAATTTCTTCTAATATTTCAAAGTTAATCGAATATTTATAATCCTTATAAATCAATGGACATTCAATAGTATTTCTTTTATTATTTTCTATTGAGTGAAAGAAAATATTATATACTGGTGTCAAACATACAATATTATCTCCAACATCAGTAAATCTTCTGACCGCTGTAGAAATAGCTGGAATAACTCCTGTAACAAAACAAAGCCAAGATTTATCTATATCAAAAGAATATCTTTCTTTCCAAAAAGAAATATATGATTTATACCATTCTTCTGGAATAATGGAATACCCTAATGCACCGACATCAATTTTTTTATGTATCGCTTCAAGAATTTCTGGACATACTTTAAAATCCATATCAGCAACCCACATCGGTAACTCACCTTCTTTGATATCCCATTTCAATGAATTGCAATTTTGTCTATTAATAATCTCATCAAAATTATATTTCATAAATAACCTTACCTTGTAATTATTATATTTGTTTTTTTCGGATCAATCTTCTTATCTTCTAAAATTATTTCTCCAATTTCTTTAGCTCTTATTGTTCCACCATATGGATTTTTTACACTATCGATTTTACTATTAATTTCAACTTCAACTGTCGAATATTCAAAAGCTAATGTTGTATCTTTTAAAATACAATTTTTCATCGCTAAATTTTCCATATAACAAAATCCTTGCAAAGAAGAAATTGTCGAATCTATTATCGTTATATTTTTTGAATTCCAGCCAAAATATTCCCCATCGATTTCACAGTTTATAATCACAACATTTTCACAATTCCAAAAAGCATCTTTGGAATTTAAATGACTATTTTTTATTACTATATTTTTACCACCATCAAAAACATAATTACCATCAATCGTCATATTATCAACAGTAATATTTTTTGAATTCATTCCAAAATAATCACCACGTACATATATGTCTTTAGCAGAAAAACCATCACAATTCCATAAAGATTCACTGGCATTATTCAAATTGCAATTTTCCAAATATATATTTTTTGACCTTCTAAATATTTTAGGACAATCTATCTTTGAATTTATTATGGATATATTCTCTGTATACCAAATTCCTGAACGAGCAGTTTCATTAAAAACACTATTTTCTACTTTGATGTTATTTGAATACCAAATCGGATATTTCCAAGAAAAAGTTGAATTTTGTATATGATTATTCTTACTTTCTTTTAAAGGAGATTCACCATCTTCAAATGTGCAGTCTTCAATTTCAGCATTTTCAATTTGAAAAAGAGCTCTTTCTCCAACTAAAACTTTATTCTTAATAATATCCATATAAACACCTCTTTTTTATTATTATAGTTTAAGACATTCATTTATTCAATTTATGTGATTTCAAAATAATTACTAATTTATTTTGTAATTTTTTTTGTAAAGTTATTTTAAATACATAAAAATAAAGTTAAAATGTAGGTAAGGATAAAATAATGAAAAAAAAGACAATATTAATCACACTATTTAGCTCTATATTCATACTTATTAGCAGTGTCATAGCTTTTCTTATTTATGATTTTCACTATGAATTTAATGGTATTAGAACAGCTGATGAAAATTCTTTTTCCTTAAAATTTTCTTCGATGAATTCCTCAGATAATCACGAATTAAATTTAAAACAAAACAACTCATTAAACATTTTCTTTTCGATTAATAAAGGAAAAGCAAATCTTATTATTACTTATTTAGAAAATAATTCAACCTTATTTAAAGGTAAAAATATAACAGTAGGTAAATTTCTTCTCGATATAAAAGATGATGGAAACTATCTTCTTTCAGTATATGCTAAACACGCCTCGGGCTTTATTAATATAATGAAAAACAGTGGAGAATAATTATGGAAAACATGATTGAAATTAAAAATTTATATAAGCAGTTTGGTGATATTCAGGCAGTTAATAATCTATCTTTCAAAGTAAAAAAAGGTGAATTATTTGCTTTTTTAGGTGTAAATGGCGCTGGTAAATCAACAACAATCAACATTATTTGCGGTCAATTAAAAAAAGATAAAGGCGAAATACTTATTACAGGAAAAAGCTTAGATGAAAATCCAACTTTTTTCAAAAATATTTTAGGAGTGGTTTTTCAGACTTCTGTTTTAGATAAGGATCTAACAGTTTATGACAATTTGCAAAGTCGTGCTTCCTTATATGGAATTATTGGAAAAGACTTTCAAAATCGATTAAATAAATTATCAGAGATTTTAAGTTTTAAAGATCTTTTAAAACGGCCTCTTGGAAAACTTTCAGGCGGGCAAAAAAGAAGAATTGATATCGCCAGGGCTCTAATCCATAAACCAAAGATATTAATTCTCGATGAGCCTACAACTGGATTAGATCCTCAAACACGAACATTATTATGGGATGTCATCAATAATTTAAGAAAAGAAGAAGGCTTAACAGTATTTTTAACAACTCATTATATGGAAGAAGCTGCCGATGCAGATTATGTCGTAATTATAAATCATGGACAAATTGCTGCTGAAGGTACACCGCTTGATTTAAAAAATAAATACACTGGCGATTTTTTAACACTTTATAATGTGAATGAAGAAGAAATAAAACAATTGAACCTCAAATACACTAAAATACATAATGGTTTTAAAATAGAAATTCCCAATACATCTTTTGCTACGAAACTTATCTATAATTATCCAGAATTATTTCAAGATTACGAGATTATAAAAGGAAAAATGGATGATGTATTTTTACAAGTTACCGGTCAAAATTTAACAGGAGAGAAAAAATGAATAGCTTAATAATCCTCTGCAAAAGAAATATTAAAATATATTTCAAAGATAAAGGACTATTTTTTTGTTCTTTAATCACTCCTTTTATTCTTTTAGTTCTCTATGTAACATTTTTAAAAAATGTTTATGAAACTTCTTTTTTAACAGCTATAGAATCAATTAATATCGATGTTCCAAAAGAATTGATTAATAGTTTTGTTGGAGGACAACTAGTCTCATCTTTACTTTCAGTTACATGTATTACTGTCACATTTTGTTCAAACCTTATAATGATAAAAGATAAAACTAGTGGTGCTATAAATGATTTTAAAATCTCTCCTGTAAAATTTAAAATTGTTGGTTTGAGTTACTTTTTAGCGACTTTATTCTCAACTTTGATTATTAATTTTTCTGCCATGATTATTTGTTTCATCTATTTAGCTTGTACAGGATGGTGTTTATCTTTTATCAGCATAATAAAAATTATAATAAATATAATTTTACTCACAACATTTGGTACTGCCTTATCCTCCTGCATTAATCATTTTTTAACAACTGATGGTCAATCCTCCGCTGCCGGAACAATAGTTAGCGCAGGATATGGTTTTATTTGTGGCGCATATATGCCAATATCAAGTTTTAATAAAGGATTACAAAACTTTTTAGGTTTTCTACCAGGAACATATGGTACAAGCCTTATGAAAAATTGCTTCTTAGAAGGAAGTTTATCAAAAATGATAGAACTTGGATTTCCACAAGAAGCAATTAATGGAATTAAAGATAGTGTAGACTGCAATTTATATTTCTTTGGTAATAGCGTTAATATTCTTACAATGTATATAATTTTAATTTCAAGTATAATCGCTTTTATCGGAATATACATACTGATAAACGTTTTTTCCGGGTACAAAAAAAATAAGTAATCAGGCAAAAAGAAGCGATTCATTTCAGCGCTTCTTTTTAATCTTCAAGATATTCCTTCATCTTTTTCATCAAAGAAACAACATGTCTATAAGCACCACTATTTGACAAATTTAAAATATCAGCAGCTCTAGAAACAGAAAATCTATTATAAGCTATATCAGATAAAACCATTCTTTCTTCCATATTACAGTTATCATCTACAAAGCTTTTTAATTTCTTCATCAAGATTTTCGTATCTTGTTTTTCTGTAAGTTCTTTAATACCTGGAACATACGGGTCTTTAATATCTATAGGACACGCATCAACCAATGAAAGTGATTCAATATCAATAATATATTTATACTCCCTTTTCAATTTTCGGCTTTTTTCATATGTCAACCATTTTATTGAATTAGATAAATATGAACGAATAAAATGTTCAAAATCTCCTTGCTCTTCTTGATAGCTATTCAACGCCTTATAAGCAGCCAAATATAGTTCATCCATATAATCTTCAACAGGATATCCAAATTTTCTTGAATAAGTTAAGGATAATCTATCGATAATCGGTTGAATTCTCGAGAAAAATTCTTGTTTTGCTAATTCTTCCCCTTGCTTGGCAATAAATGCTGTTTCTTTCAATGTTTTTTCTTTAAAATCAACATTGACATATTCTAAAAATTCCATGTACTGCTTGCTCATTATTCATTATTTCCTTCTAGATTGTATAGCTCCACTAATCATAATTGCGCCTGCAACAGCAGCATTTAAAGATGTTATAGGACCTTGTATTGGTATTCTAGCAATAAAATCACTATTTTCTAAGGTAAGTCTACTAGCTCCCCTTCCTTCACTTCCTATAACAATTGCCATCTTTCCTTTATAATCAATTTCATCATATAAACGGTCTCCTCTTCCATCTGCAGTAACAATCCAGTATCCATTTTTCTTTAAAGTATTCATCGCTTGGACAATATTTGTCACTTGGATTATTGAAACAAATTCTTCAGCACCCGTACTGACTTTTGTAACAGTTGGAGTCATTTGAATTTGTCTATCTTTGGAAATTATAATTGCATCTACCCCAAATGCAGCAGATGTTCTTATAAGCGATCCAAAATTATTTGGATCTTCTATTCCATCTAATATTAAAATCAAAGGTTGTTCTTCTTTTTTTTCATTTAAAAAATCTTTTAAATCTTTATATTTAAATGGTTCAACAAAAGCTACAAATCCCTGATGATTTCCAAACTTTGTTATAGAATCTAATTCTTTTTTATCAACAATTTTAAAAGGGACATTTTTATTAGCACATTTATTAAATATTTCGCTGTTTTCTTTTTGTTTTGTCATCAAGACTTTTTCAATTTTTCGTGTTCCATCTAAAACACTTCTAACTGAATTTAAGCCATAAACCATATCAAAACTACTTTTCATACATTCTCCTCACAAATACACATTACATATTTTATCTCTTTATTGCAATATAAAAAATTGCCTTTTTTTAGCATTTTTTAATTTTGAAACAAATATGAAACTTTTATAATAAAATTTAAGATTTATTTATATTTTTTTGAAATTTTTTGAAACTAATCAAATCTAATATTATTATAAATTAAATCTAAAGGCTTAGTCGCTTCTCTTAAATTATCAGAATATGCAGTAACTTGAGATTCGCTAACTTTTTCCAAAATAATAACCATTTTCAAACAATCCATATCTCTATAGGTAATCAATGAAGAAGAGATATGTTTTACTGTAACATTCAAACGTTCGGCAATTTGTAAAGCAACATGAAGCGCTGGAGTTTTAGCATCCAAAATCAATACAATTTCTGGATTCTTTTTACTCGTCTTCTTTTCAATTTCAACGAACAAGAATAATACAGCAAATGAAAGTATTGTTACTAAAAATCCTTCCAAAATAAAGCCACACCCAATTGCTAATCCTATGCCACCACAAAGCCATAAGCTTGCTGCAGTAGTAAGACCACGAATTCCTGTGCCATTTTGCATTATTGTTCCAGCGCCGATAAAACCTATACCAGAAACAACTTGAGCAGCTAAACGAGCGGAATCACGACTATATCCATTATTTACAGGAAAAGCAAAAATGGATAATCCCATAATTAAAGAAGCACCTAAAGCTATCAAAACATGGGTTCTTAAACCTGCCGCATGTCCGTGAATTTCTCTTTCTGTTCCAATAATTGAAGCGCATATAATAGTACAAACAGCGGTTATCAGGAAAAACAAAAAAACGCCCCATCCACCTAAAGAAGGATTATCTACTAAACTTAAGATCCATTTATCAAATGGATTTAATTCACTAGGATAACTTTCAATAATGGATAAAGCGTTCATATTTTATTATCTCCTATAAAATCTTTTTTTCGATAAGAATCGCTCTAATTTTATCGGCCTCAGAATAGTTTTTTTCTAAACGAAGTGTTTCAAATTCTCGATACAATTTTAAAATTTCTTCATCGATAGTTGGTGTTTCCAACTTGAGACCTATTATATCATGTAAGCGGTTAAAAGTAAAATAAAGCGAAGAAATCAAATTTTCTTGTTTTTGTCTGATAGCATTATTTAAGTCTTTTACCAATTTGTCAAAGATAGCTAAAGCATTAGGAACATTGAAATCATCTGCTAAAGCTTCCATAAATGGATCATAATATTCTTCTAATAATTCACCATCTTTTAGTTCATGATATTTGACAAATAAATCTGCGCTCTTTTTGCAATTGATATATTTTTTAATTTCATTTTCTGCTGCTTTTATTGATTCATCAGTATAGACTAATGGAGAACGATAATATCCTTTTAAAACAAATAATCTAAAAATATCAGGGTTATATTTTTCCAAAAAATCTTTCATATAGACAACATTGCCTAATGATTTACTCATTTTTTCATCGCCCATATTTATAAAACCAACATGCATCCAATTGTTTGCTAGTGGGCTATTATAAACAGCTTCAGATTGAGCTCTTTCATTTTCATGGTGTGGGAACTTCAAATCGAAACCGCCTCCATGAATATCTATCAAAGGTTGGCCGAAAATTTTATTTATCATAACAAGGCATTCTGTATGCCAACCTGGTCTACCATCACCAAAATCTGCATGGAATTTAATTCCATCATCATCAGTTTTTTTCCATAAAACAAAATCCATTGGATATTTTTTATTATCAGTAACTGCTATTCTCGTACCAGCGATTAAATCATCGATTTTTATCTTTGATAAAGATCCATAATCCTTTACTGACTCGACAGAAAACAAGACATCATCTCCAGCCTTATAAGCAACATTTTTATCCAAAGCAAGTTGAACGAATGCAATGATATCATCCATTGTTTCACTGACACGTGGATGGCAATATAAAGGCAAAATATTCAATTTATTTAAACTATCTTCATAAGAAGTAATATAAAAATTAGATAATTCCTTTTCGGTTTTATGCTCTTTTAAAGCCGAATTAATGATTTTATCATCGATATCAGTATAATTTGAAACTAGTTTTACATCGTATCCTAATTCCTTAAAAAAACGATGTACTAAATCAAAAAATACTGGAGGTCTAAAATTACCAATATGACCATAGTTATATACAGTAGGTCCACAGTAATAAATGCTTACTTTATTTTCAGCAATTGGAACAAATGGAACTACTTTTCCTTGATAAGTGTCATAAATTTTAACATTAAATTTCTTCATCTTTCTTTTTCTCCATATTTTGAAGTCTATATAAATTATAATACATTCCGTGAACTTTTAATAACTCTTGATGGTTTCCACTTTCAATAATTTTACCTTGAGAAATTACAAAAATTTTATCTGCATGCTTTATCGTTGATAAACGGTGAGCAACAATAATCATTGTACCAATATTCTTCATTTTCTTTAAGGAATTTTGTATTAAAACTTCTGTTTCAGTATCAATATTAGCAGTGGCTTCATCCATAAGCATAATATTTGGATGATATAAAACAACTCTTGCAAAAGAAATCAATTGACGTTGTC is a window encoding:
- a CDS encoding aBC-2 type transporter (product inferred by homology to UniProt), with product MNSLIILCKRNIKIYFKDKGLFFCSLITPFILLVLYVTFLKNVYETSFLTAIESINIDVPKELINSFVGGQLVSSLLSVTCITVTFCSNLIMIKDKTSGAINDFKISPVKFKIVGLSYFLATLFSTLIINFSAMIICFIYLACTGWCLSFISIIKIIINIILLTTFGTALSSCINHFLTTDGQSSAAGTIVSAGYGFICGAYMPISSFNKGLQNFLGFLPGTYGTSLMKNCFLEGSLSKMIELGFPQEAINGIKDSVDCNLYFFGNSVNILTMYIILISSIIAFIGIYILINVFSGYKKNK
- a CDS encoding unknown (no significant homology to UniProt); translated protein: MSKQYMEFLEYVNVDFKEKTLKETAFIAKQGEELAKQEFFSRIQPIIDRLSLTYSRKFGYPVEDYMDELYLAAYKALNSYQEEQGDFEHFIRSYLSNSIKWLTYEKSRKLKREYKYIIDIESLSLVDACPIDIKDPYVPGIKELTEKQDTKILMKKLKSFVDDNCNMEERMVLSDIAYNRFSVSRAADILNLSNSGAYRHVVSLMKKMKEYLED
- a CDS encoding putative uncharacterized protein (product inferred by homology to UniProt), with the translated sequence MKKKTILITLFSSIFILISSVIAFLIYDFHYEFNGIRTADENSFSLKFSSMNSSDNHELNLKQNNSLNIFFSINKGKANLIITYLENNSTLFKGKNITVGKFLLDIKDDGNYLLSVYAKHASGFINIMKNSGE
- a CDS encoding 23S rRNA methyltransferase (product inferred by homology to UniProt); translation: MKSSFDMVYGLNSVRSVLDGTRKIEKVLMTKQKENSEIFNKCANKNVPFKIVDKKELDSITKFGNHQGFVAFVEPFKYKDLKDFLNEKKEEQPLILILDGIEDPNNFGSLIRTSAAFGVDAIIISKDRQIQMTPTVTKVSTGAEEFVSIIQVTNIVQAMNTLKKNGYWIVTADGRGDRLYDEIDYKGKMAIVIGSEGRGASRLTLENSDFIARIPIQGPITSLNAAVAGAIMISGAIQSRRK
- a CDS encoding putative uncharacterized protein (product inferred by homology to UniProt); protein product: MDIIKNKVLVGERALFQIENAEIEDCTFEDGESPLKESKNNHIQNSTFSWKYPIWYSNNIKVENSVFNETARSGIWYTENISIINSKIDCPKIFRRSKNIYLENCNLNNASESLWNCDGFSAKDIYVRGDYFGMNSKNITVDNMTIDGNYVFDGGKNIVIKNSHLNSKDAFWNCENVVIINCEIDGEYFGWNSKNITIIDSTISSLQGFCYMENLAMKNCILKDTTLAFEYSTVEVEINSKIDSVKNPYGGTIRAKEIGEIILEDKKIDPKKTNIIITR
- a CDS encoding mgtC/SapB transporter (product inferred by homology to UniProt), yielding MNALSIIESYPSELNPFDKWILSLVDNPSLGGWGVFLFFLITAVCTIICASIIGTEREIHGHAAGLRTHVLIALGASLIMGLSIFAFPVNNGYSRDSARLAAQVVSGIGFIGAGTIMQNGTGIRGLTTAASLWLCGGIGLAIGCGFILEGFLVTILSFAVLFLFVEIEKKTSKKNPEIVLILDAKTPALHVALQIAERLNVTVKHISSSLITYRDMDCLKMVIILEKVSESQVTAYSDNLREATKPLDLIYNNIRFD
- a CDS encoding aBC-type multidrug transport system ATPase component (product inferred by homology to UniProt), which codes for MENMIEIKNLYKQFGDIQAVNNLSFKVKKGELFAFLGVNGAGKSTTINIICGQLKKDKGEILITGKSLDENPTFFKNILGVVFQTSVLDKDLTVYDNLQSRASLYGIIGKDFQNRLNKLSEILSFKDLLKRPLGKLSGGQKRRIDIARALIHKPKILILDEPTTGLDPQTRTLLWDVINNLRKEEGLTVFLTTHYMEEAADADYVVIINHGQIAAEGTPLDLKNKYTGDFLTLYNVNEEEIKQLNLKYTKIHNGFKIEIPNTSFATKLIYNYPELFQDYEIIKGKMDDVFLQVTGQNLTGEKK